The genomic segment TGAATTGATTGGTGAATTGGTTTTGGAATAAACATTTATAAATACTCTTCTCCTTAGATTCATAACATTTGGAACACCACATCCAATCCTTTTGATCGATTTAATCTTGTTATTGATATCTTCAGCAAAGCCATTGGTTATCTTAAAATAATCTTAGTATTTTTTCTTCTTAATCTTTGTATTATCTTTTTTACCTGGTAAAAAGGCATCAGCTTGCTTTTTATTAGTTCTTTATATCACTTTTTTAGAGCTCTGGTGGCTTTTTTTACATCATCTGGCTGCAATAGGTCTCTGAATTTCTCTTTTAGTTCCCAGGCTTTTTCTAAAGCTGGACTGAGTTCAAATAATTCGATGAGTTTTTTATGTTCTTCATCTGTCAGTTCTTCAGCTCGTTTTTGGAGTAATAAACGACTTTGAAAAAACTTTCTTCTCTGATGATTATTTAGTGTTTGTTGAACTTGCTTTCTAACTTCGTCAAGGGCTTTGTTCATTAAAGTTACAAGGTGAAATTTATTTATAACAAT from the Anoxybacter fermentans genome contains:
- a CDS encoding transposase, whose translation is MTNGFAEDINNKIKSIKRIGCGVPNVMNLRRRVFINVYSKTNSPINSTEPTYFSQHLTESQNVQ